Proteins encoded in a region of the Populus nigra chromosome 3, ddPopNigr1.1, whole genome shotgun sequence genome:
- the LOC133688044 gene encoding E3 ubiquitin-protein ligase AIRP2 isoform X1, protein MKREMRKSFKDSLKALEADIQFANTLASDYPREYDGACLQMRLSYSPTAHLFLFLVQWTGFHLAGALGLLRILIYKAYEDGKTTMSIHERKASVREFYGVIFPSLLQLQRGITDVEDRKQKEICAKYKKKDEMDKGKISEIDLEREEECGICMEINSRVVLPKCNHAMCLKCYRDWRARSQSCPFCRDSLKRVNSGDLWIYTSRNEIIDLSSITRQNLKRLFMYIDRLPLIVPDPVLVPYEPCYRF, encoded by the exons atgaaaagggaaatgaGGAAATCGTTTAAGGATTCTCTTAAAGCGCTTGAAGCTGATATTCAGTTTGCCAACACCCT AGCTTCTGATTATCCTAGGGAATATGATGGTGCCTGCCTTCAAATGAGATTATCCTACAGCCCTACCGctcacctttttctttttcttgtccaATGGACTGGTTTTCACCTAGCTGGTGCCTTGGGATTGCTTAGAATTCTTATATACAAG GCTTATGAGGATGGAAAAACAACCATGTCTATTCATGAAAGAAAGGCTAGCGTAAGAGAGTTCTATG GGGTGATATTTCCTTCTTTACTGCAACTTCAAAGAGGAATCACTGATGTAGAAGACAGAAAGCAAAAAGAAATCTGTGCAAAGtacaaaaagaaagatgaaatggACAAAGGAAAGATCTCTGAAATTGatttagagagagaagaagaatgtGGCATTTGCATGGAGATTAATAGCAGGGTTGTATTGCCCAAATGCAATCATGCAATGTGTTTGAAGTGCTATCGGGATTG GCGTGCTCGTTCTCAATCATGTCCTTTCTGCCGAGACAGTCTCAAGAGAGTCAACTCAGGTGATCTTTGGATCTACACCAGCAGAAATGAGATTATCGACTTGTCTTCAATCACTAGACAGAATTTGAAGAGACTGTTCATGTACATTGACAGGTTGCCTCTCATTGTTCCAGATCCAGTGCTTGTTCCTTACGAGCCCTGTTACCGGTTTTAG
- the LOC133688044 gene encoding E3 ubiquitin-protein ligase AIRP2 isoform X2, with product MKREMRKSFKDSLKALEADIQFANTLASDYPREYDGACLQMRLSYSPTAHLFLFLVQWTGFHLAGALGLLRILIYKAYEDGKTTMSIHERKASVREFYGVIFPSLLQLQRGITDVEDRKQKEICAKYKKKDEMDKGKISEIDLEREEECGICMEINSRVVLPKCNHAMCLKCYRDWRARSQSCPFCRDSLKRVNSGCLSLFQIQCLFLTSPVTGFRVWSLYKILVGCI from the exons atgaaaagggaaatgaGGAAATCGTTTAAGGATTCTCTTAAAGCGCTTGAAGCTGATATTCAGTTTGCCAACACCCT AGCTTCTGATTATCCTAGGGAATATGATGGTGCCTGCCTTCAAATGAGATTATCCTACAGCCCTACCGctcacctttttctttttcttgtccaATGGACTGGTTTTCACCTAGCTGGTGCCTTGGGATTGCTTAGAATTCTTATATACAAG GCTTATGAGGATGGAAAAACAACCATGTCTATTCATGAAAGAAAGGCTAGCGTAAGAGAGTTCTATG GGGTGATATTTCCTTCTTTACTGCAACTTCAAAGAGGAATCACTGATGTAGAAGACAGAAAGCAAAAAGAAATCTGTGCAAAGtacaaaaagaaagatgaaatggACAAAGGAAAGATCTCTGAAATTGatttagagagagaagaagaatgtGGCATTTGCATGGAGATTAATAGCAGGGTTGTATTGCCCAAATGCAATCATGCAATGTGTTTGAAGTGCTATCGGGATTG GCGTGCTCGTTCTCAATCATGTCCTTTCTGCCGAGACAGTCTCAAGAGAGTCAACTCAG GTTGCCTCTCATTGTTCCAGATCCAGTGCTTGTTCCTTACGAGCCCTGTTACCGGTTTTAGGGTCTGGAGTTTGTACAAAATTCTGGTTGGTTGTATATGA
- the LOC133688044 gene encoding E3 ubiquitin-protein ligase AIRP2 isoform X3 — protein MRLSYSPTAHLFLFLVQWTGFHLAGALGLLRILIYKAYEDGKTTMSIHERKASVREFYGVIFPSLLQLQRGITDVEDRKQKEICAKYKKKDEMDKGKISEIDLEREEECGICMEINSRVVLPKCNHAMCLKCYRDWRARSQSCPFCRDSLKRVNSGDLWIYTSRNEIIDLSSITRQNLKRLFMYIDRLPLIVPDPVLVPYEPCYRF, from the exons ATGAGATTATCCTACAGCCCTACCGctcacctttttctttttcttgtccaATGGACTGGTTTTCACCTAGCTGGTGCCTTGGGATTGCTTAGAATTCTTATATACAAG GCTTATGAGGATGGAAAAACAACCATGTCTATTCATGAAAGAAAGGCTAGCGTAAGAGAGTTCTATG GGGTGATATTTCCTTCTTTACTGCAACTTCAAAGAGGAATCACTGATGTAGAAGACAGAAAGCAAAAAGAAATCTGTGCAAAGtacaaaaagaaagatgaaatggACAAAGGAAAGATCTCTGAAATTGatttagagagagaagaagaatgtGGCATTTGCATGGAGATTAATAGCAGGGTTGTATTGCCCAAATGCAATCATGCAATGTGTTTGAAGTGCTATCGGGATTG GCGTGCTCGTTCTCAATCATGTCCTTTCTGCCGAGACAGTCTCAAGAGAGTCAACTCAGGTGATCTTTGGATCTACACCAGCAGAAATGAGATTATCGACTTGTCTTCAATCACTAGACAGAATTTGAAGAGACTGTTCATGTACATTGACAGGTTGCCTCTCATTGTTCCAGATCCAGTGCTTGTTCCTTACGAGCCCTGTTACCGGTTTTAG
- the LOC133690077 gene encoding chlorophyll a-b binding protein CP29.2, chloroplastic, translating to MAATTAAAATSSFMGTRLPDIYSNSGRIQARFGFGGKKAPKKSIKPSTPDRPLWYPGAKAPEYLDGSLVGDYGFDPFGLGKPAEYLQFELDSLDQNLAKNLAGDIIGTRTEFADVKSTPFQPYSEVFGLQRFRECELIHGRWAMLATLGALSVEWLTGVTWQDAGKVELVEGSSYLGQPLPFSITALIWIEAVVIGYIEFQRNAELDPEKRLYPGGQFFDPLGLASDPEKKATLQLAEIKHARLAMVAFLGFAVQAWVTGKGPLNNWATHLSDPLHTTIIDNLSS from the exons ATGGCTGCCACCACAGCTGCTGCCGCTACATCTTCCTTCATGGGAACACGTCTGCCCGATATCTATTCAAACTCGGGTAGGATCCAAGCCAGGTTCGGATTTGGTGGCAAGAAAGCACCCAAGAAATCTATTAAGCCTAGTACTCCAGACCGCCCACTTTGGTATCCAGGAGCCAAGGCACCTGAGTACCTAGATGGCAGCTTGGTTGGTGATTACGGATTTGACCCATTTGGGCTGGGCAAACCAGCTGAGTACTTGCAGTTCGAGCTTGACTCTTTGGACCAAAACTTGGCTAAGAATCTGGCTGGAGATATTATTGGGACACGTACTGAGTTTGCTGATGTGAAGTCAACTCCATTTCAACCTTACAGTGAGGTTTTTGGGTTGCAAAGGTTCAGGGAGTGTGAGCTCATTCATGGAAGGTGGGCTATGTTGGCTACTCTTGGTGCACTCTCTGTTGAGTGGCTCACTGGAGTTACCTGGCAAGATGCTGGAAAG GTGGAGTTGGTTGAAGGCTCATCATACCTTGGTCAGCCACTACCATTCTCCATTACAGCATTGATCTGGATTGAGGCTGTCGTTATTGGATACATTGAATTCCAAAGGAACGCAGAGCTTGACCCAGAGAAAAGGCTCTACCCAGGAGGCCAGTTCTTTGATCCTCTAGGCCTAGCTTCCGACCCAGAAAAGAAGGCTACCCTTCAATTGGCAGAGATCAAGCACGCTCGCCTTGCCATGGTAGCCTTCCTTGGCTTCGCAGTTCAAGCTTGGGTTACTGGAAAAGGTCCCCTCAACAACTGGGCTACTCACTTGAGCGATCCTCTCCACACAACCATTATTGACAACTTGTCCTCTTAA
- the LOC133688036 gene encoding uncharacterized protein LOC133688036, with amino-acid sequence METLASSFSKITLHKNGDRPFFSSRELRHEISIFPSKKLVHNVGFLHCLCVKHKPICTIRVSSSTSPEPQVDLETGDDQNHETNESKTVRVKFQLQKECSFGEQFTIVGDDPLLGLWDPGSVIPLNWSDEHLWTVELDLPVGKSFQFKFILKGIGGGICWQPGPDRVLQTQETDNTIVVREDWEDAALQKVTEEEPSANGTEEPSVNPEMLIVTENLIHQKEELVSDASNGGVTMNVSSNPEKKPTPVTYEKRIVADNISPMQEKPVAIVADNIRYSEGASAVNKVLVEKRTKSNKSTVIREGVVRNDDAPTAINSSKSDVGGSVVTHEGDPVLVPDLSAVSVLPNEAANDNEGERSPAFHASVGVDEVENHNFLQFDETHEIGDKPLREETVNGFIDGEQHGNEVRRKLLAEEEKRDTDDDNPHRGETVNGFSDEKQHGYELVCKPLAQEEKKQELVINSIVQNDLHWIRKLLTNLGFL; translated from the exons ATGGAAACCCTAGCCAGTTCTTTTTCAAAGATCACCCTTCACAAAAATGGAGACAGACCCTTTTTCTCATCCAGAGAATTGAGACACGAAATTAGTATTTTTCCATCAAAGAAGCTTGTTCATAATGTTGGCTTCTTGCACTGCCTATGTGTGAAACATAAGCCTATCTGTACAATTCGTGTTTCTTCTTCTACCTCACCTGAGCCCCAG gTAGACTTGGAGACCGGAGATGATCAAAACCATGAAACAA ATGAATCAAAGACAGTTCGTGTCAAATTCCAGCTACAGAAAGAGTGTTCCTTTGGCGAGCAATTTACCATAGTGGGGGATGATCCTCTGTTGGGATTATGGGATCCTGGAAGTGTAATACCATTGAACTGGTCAGATGAGCATCTTTGGACTGTTGAACTG GATTTACCGGTTGGAAAATCCTTCCAGTTCAAGTTCATACTGAAAGGTATTGGTGGGGGAATTTGCTGGCAACCGGGTCCTGATCGGGTTCTCCAAACTCAGGAAACTGATAATACAATCGTAGTTCGGGAAGATTGGGAAGATGCTGCATTGCAGAAGGTAACAGAGGAAGAACCATCTGCTAATGGGACTGAGGAACCTTCTGTCAACCCAGAAATGCTGATTGTCACTGAGAACTTGATTCATCAAAAGGAAGAATTGGTTTCTGATGCAAGCAATGGAGGAGTTACTATGAATGTGAGTTCTAACCCGGAAAAGAAGCCAACTCCAGTGACTTATGAGAAACGTATTGTTGCTGATAACATTTCTCCTATGCAAGAGAAGCCTGTAGCAATTGTAGCAGATAACATACGTTACTCAGAGGGGGCTTCTGCTGTGAATAAAGTGTTAGTTGAAAAGAGAACTAAGTCAAACAAGAGTACGGTGATCAGAGAGGGTGTTGTCAGAAATGATGATGCTCCAACAGCCATAAACTCATCAAAGTCTGACGTCGGAGGAAGTGTGGTTACTCACGAAGGAGATCCTGTTCTGGTACCTGACTTGTCTGCAGTATCAGTTCTTCCAAATGAAGCAGCTAATGACAATGAAGGTGAGAGAAGTCCGGCCTTTCATGCCTCTGTTGGAGTTGATGAAGTTGAGAATCACAATTTCCTACAG TTTGATGAGACGCATGAAATTGGTGACAAACCACTTCGGGAAGAAACAGTTAATGGTTTCATTGACGGGGAGCAGCACGGTAACGAAGTCAGACGTAAGCTACTGGCGGAAGAAGAAAAGCGTGATACTGATGATGACAATCCACATCGAGGAGAAACAGTCAATGGATTCAGTGATGAGAAGCAGCATGGCTATGAACTCGTATGCAAGCCACTGGcccaagaagaaaagaagcaagAGCTAGTTATAAATAGTATTGTTCAAAATGACCTGCACTGGATACGGAAGCTGCTAACCAATTTAGGATTTCTTTAG